One region of Paenibacillus polymyxa M1 genomic DNA includes:
- a CDS encoding carbonic anhydrase: MKKHWRGCLFSIFSIILALSVTGCTPSATSSTTSATSSSSANNVHAVVQKSPHWSYEGDEGPEHWGELEKDFVACGNGQEQSPINIEHSHLEASHTQQPLQVHYSTTKVSILNNGHTVQVNAASPSNDIVVDGTKFTLKQFHFHHPSEHQIDGKNAEMELHFVHQSDTGSTAVLGVLIQSGKENKAFNRIWSKLPKDISQEAVLDEDVNLAALLPKDLHSVRYNGSLTTPPCTEHVNWTVLEQPIEMSADQIKQFAAIFPDNHRPVQQLGTRELKADK; this comes from the coding sequence ATGAAAAAACACTGGAGAGGTTGCTTGTTCAGCATATTTTCCATCATCTTGGCATTGTCGGTAACAGGATGTACACCATCCGCCACTTCTAGTACTACTAGCGCAACATCATCATCATCCGCTAACAACGTACATGCAGTTGTTCAGAAAAGCCCGCACTGGTCCTACGAAGGGGATGAAGGACCCGAGCATTGGGGGGAGCTGGAAAAGGATTTTGTCGCTTGTGGTAATGGTCAGGAACAATCTCCCATCAACATAGAGCATTCCCATCTGGAAGCTTCGCATACGCAGCAACCGCTACAGGTTCATTATTCAACCACTAAAGTATCCATACTGAATAATGGACACACCGTCCAAGTCAATGCAGCTAGTCCCAGCAATGATATTGTCGTGGACGGCACAAAATTCACTCTAAAGCAGTTTCATTTTCATCATCCAAGTGAACACCAAATAGATGGTAAAAATGCTGAAATGGAGCTTCATTTTGTTCATCAAAGCGACACCGGAAGCACAGCCGTCTTAGGCGTTCTTATTCAAAGCGGCAAAGAAAACAAGGCTTTCAATCGCATCTGGTCCAAACTGCCGAAAGATATTTCCCAAGAGGCGGTTCTGGATGAGGATGTAAATCTCGCTGCGCTGCTGCCAAAAGACCTGCACTCCGTTCGCTACAACGGGTCGCTGACTACCCCGCCATGCACAGAACATGTGAATTGGACGGTATTGGAACAGCCTATTGAAATGTCGGCAGACCAAATTAAACAGTTTGCTGCCATTTTTCCCGATAACCATCGTCCTGTACAACAACTGGGAACCCGTGAGCTGAAGGCCGATAAATAA